In Leptodesmis sichuanensis A121, the following are encoded in one genomic region:
- a CDS encoding VOC family protein, giving the protein MVDNQENSIVTVRCTGALVTLAARQFDGLVGFYCNLLEQQPTVFMPNRYAEFELPGVKLGIFQPKERGRGGAEETGGAGEVIQSSKFKIQNSPRGMALCLEVEDLEAAIAHLTDLGYPPPGKILTASHGREIYAYDPEGNWLILHQEG; this is encoded by the coding sequence ATGGTTGATAACCAGGAGAACTCGATCGTGACTGTAAGGTGTACTGGTGCGCTTGTCACTCTGGCTGCTCGGCAGTTTGATGGGTTAGTTGGCTTCTACTGCAACCTGTTGGAACAGCAACCAACGGTGTTCATGCCCAATCGGTATGCAGAATTTGAGTTGCCAGGAGTAAAGTTAGGGATTTTTCAGCCGAAGGAGAGGGGAAGAGGGGGAGCAGAGGAGACGGGGGGAGCGGGTGAAGTCATTCAAAGTTCAAAATTCAAAATTCAAAATTCCCCAAGGGGAATGGCGTTGTGTTTGGAGGTGGAGGATTTGGAGGCGGCGATCGCCCACCTGACTGACCTCGGCTACCCTCCTCCTGGAAAAATTCTTACTGCCTCCCACGGGCGTGAGATTTACGCCTATGATCCAGAAGGAAACTGGCTGATTTTGCATCAGGAAGGATGA
- a CDS encoding class I SAM-dependent methyltransferase, which produces MTRTTLNKAVGNQMIRGWQILIVIALCSLMGLGWSMPAIALSPADPVYEYRSHPHSDGIGKLYMGREIAQVMGHQGAGWLERSSREREERPQQLIESLNLQPTDVVADIGAGTGYFSFRIAPLVPQGKVLAIDVQPEMIEILRLLKQEKQQTNVEPILGLETDPRLVPSSVDVALMVDAYHEFEYPREMMQAIVQALKSDGRVVLVEYRGEDPWVFIKPLHKMTQKQVKKEMAAVGLTWLETKKFLPQQHVLIFGKQT; this is translated from the coding sequence ATGACTCGAACGACTTTAAATAAAGCTGTAGGAAATCAAATGATCCGGGGTTGGCAAATCTTGATCGTTATTGCACTTTGTAGCCTGATGGGGTTGGGCTGGAGTATGCCTGCAATCGCCCTCTCCCCTGCTGATCCGGTATACGAGTATCGCTCTCACCCCCACTCCGATGGCATTGGCAAGCTGTACATGGGCCGAGAAATTGCTCAGGTGATGGGGCACCAGGGCGCAGGTTGGTTAGAACGATCCAGCCGGGAAAGAGAAGAGCGGCCTCAACAGCTAATCGAGTCCCTGAACTTACAGCCCACCGATGTGGTTGCCGATATTGGAGCAGGTACAGGTTACTTCAGCTTTCGAATTGCTCCTCTCGTACCCCAGGGCAAGGTGCTGGCGATCGATGTACAACCTGAAATGATCGAAATTCTACGGCTTCTCAAGCAAGAAAAGCAGCAGACCAATGTAGAGCCAATCTTGGGTTTGGAAACTGATCCCCGGCTTGTGCCCTCCAGTGTGGATGTAGCGCTGATGGTGGATGCCTACCACGAGTTTGAGTATCCCAGGGAGATGATGCAGGCGATCGTGCAAGCCCTCAAATCGGATGGCCGGGTCGTCTTAGTGGAATATCGGGGAGAAGATCCCTGGGTCTTCATCAAACCCCTGCACAAAATGACTCAGAAACAAGTCAAGAAAGAGATGGCTGCCGTAGGACTCACCTGGCTGGAAACCAAAAAATTCCTGCCGCAACAGCATGTATTGATTTTTGGTAAGCAAACTTAA
- a CDS encoding pyridoxal phosphate-dependent aminotransferase: protein MKLAARVGQLSPSLTLTIDAKAKAMKAEGQDVCNFSVGEPDFPTPDHICKAAEAALEAGKTKYGPVAGEPKLRQAIAQKLQKDNNLCYAAENIIVTNGGKHSLYNLMMALINPGDEVIIPAPYWVSYPEMVKLAAGIPVIVQTDDANQFKITPEQLQQAITPKTRLFVLNSPSNPTGVVYTPDEIRALAQVVVDNDIYVVSDEIYEKLLYDGATHLSIGAVSPESFDRTIVSSGFAKAYSMTGWRIGYLAGSVDLIKACSTIQGHSTSNVCTFAQYGAIAGLEGPQDCIQEMLSAFAERRQFMLDAINSIPGLSCVKPDGAFYLMPNIQKTGMNSLDFCQALLEEHQVVMVPGIAFGTDGFVRISYAADLKTIEKGMERLDKFVRSRI from the coding sequence ATGAAACTGGCAGCAAGAGTTGGTCAACTTTCCCCTTCATTGACCCTGACGATCGATGCAAAAGCCAAGGCGATGAAGGCCGAAGGGCAGGATGTATGTAACTTTAGTGTGGGTGAACCGGATTTTCCAACACCTGACCATATCTGTAAAGCCGCCGAAGCTGCGCTGGAAGCAGGCAAAACTAAGTACGGCCCAGTCGCTGGAGAACCGAAACTGCGGCAGGCGATCGCCCAAAAGTTGCAGAAGGATAATAATCTCTGCTACGCGGCTGAAAACATCATTGTCACGAATGGTGGAAAGCACTCGCTGTATAACCTGATGATGGCGCTCATCAATCCGGGTGATGAGGTAATTATTCCGGCTCCCTATTGGGTCAGCTATCCCGAAATGGTAAAGCTGGCGGCTGGGATTCCGGTGATTGTGCAGACAGATGATGCCAACCAGTTCAAAATTACTCCTGAGCAACTGCAACAGGCAATTACTCCCAAAACCCGTCTGTTTGTGCTGAATTCTCCATCGAATCCTACGGGGGTGGTGTATACCCCGGATGAAATTCGGGCACTGGCGCAGGTAGTCGTAGACAACGATATTTATGTTGTATCTGACGAAATTTACGAAAAGCTGCTGTACGATGGAGCCACTCATCTCAGTATTGGAGCCGTCAGTCCAGAGTCATTCGATCGCACCATTGTCAGCAGTGGGTTTGCCAAAGCCTATTCCATGACGGGCTGGCGAATTGGCTATTTAGCCGGGTCAGTAGATCTGATTAAAGCTTGCTCAACCATTCAAGGTCACAGTACGTCCAATGTCTGTACCTTTGCGCAGTATGGGGCGATCGCCGGACTGGAAGGGCCACAGGATTGTATTCAGGAAATGCTGTCAGCCTTTGCGGAACGGCGGCAGTTCATGCTAGATGCGATCAATTCGATTCCGGGCCTCAGTTGCGTCAAACCGGATGGAGCCTTTTACCTGATGCCCAATATTCAAAAAACAGGGATGAACTCCCTTGATTTCTGTCAGGCATTGTTGGAAGAGCATCAGGTAGTGATGGTGCCGGGAATTGCTTTTGGCACGGATGGATTTGTCCGCATTTCCTATGCCGCCGATCTGAAAACCATTGAAAAAGGCATGGAGCGGCTGGACAAGTTTGTGCGATCGCGAATCTAA
- the prmC gene encoding peptide chain release factor N(5)-glutamine methyltransferase, with the protein MSEFEQKFNDSSSPQPGRGIVVSGLELWQWWQEARQQAIAAHVPISEVDWLLQEMTTLQPLDLRLETFKAQQQITLKHSLDVLTDLWQQRLVRRVPVQYLAGSTSWRNFSLKVSPAVLIPRPETELLIDLAVAAVQNSKFKIQNSKFSTGDWADLGTGSGAIALGLATAFPEATIHAVDCSAEALAIARANAEAYGLGDRIHFYQGSWLEPLSHLKGQLSGLVANPPYIPSAMVLELQPEVMQHEPHLALDGGADGLNCIRHLINSAPDYLQTNGIWLIEMMAGQAPTVVELLEQEGSYHSIEVHADLAGIERFVLAYRL; encoded by the coding sequence ATGTCAGAGTTTGAGCAAAAGTTCAATGATTCCTCGTCCCCTCAACCAGGGCGAGGAATTGTTGTTTCTGGGCTGGAATTGTGGCAGTGGTGGCAGGAGGCGCGGCAACAGGCGATCGCCGCTCACGTCCCTATCTCAGAAGTAGATTGGCTGCTCCAGGAAATGACAACCCTGCAGCCTCTAGACTTACGCTTAGAAACCTTCAAAGCTCAACAACAGATCACACTGAAACATTCTCTCGACGTTCTGACCGATCTCTGGCAACAGCGCCTCGTTCGCCGAGTTCCGGTGCAGTACCTGGCTGGATCAACCTCCTGGCGCAACTTTTCCCTGAAAGTCTCCCCCGCTGTTCTCATCCCCCGGCCTGAAACAGAGCTATTAATTGACCTGGCTGTTGCTGCCGTTCAAAATTCAAAATTCAAAATTCAAAATTCAAAATTCTCCACCGGAGACTGGGCTGACCTGGGAACGGGCAGTGGTGCGATCGCTCTCGGACTGGCAACGGCTTTTCCTGAAGCGACTATTCATGCTGTGGATTGCAGTGCTGAGGCACTGGCGATCGCACGAGCCAATGCAGAAGCTTATGGGTTGGGCGATCGCATCCACTTTTATCAGGGTTCCTGGTTAGAACCGTTAAGTCACCTCAAAGGACAGTTGAGCGGTCTGGTTGCCAATCCTCCCTATATTCCCAGCGCCATGGTATTGGAGCTGCAGCCAGAGGTTATGCAGCATGAACCGCACTTAGCTTTAGATGGTGGAGCCGATGGCCTGAACTGCATTCGTCATCTGATCAACTCTGCCCCCGACTATCTTCAAACCAATGGCATCTGGTTGATTGAAATGATGGCAGGTCAAGCTCCAACCGTTGTTGAGTTGCTGGAACAGGAGGGCAGTTATCACTCCATCGAAGTTCATGCTGACCTGGCAGGGATTGAGCGGTTTGTATTGGCCTATCGACTTTGA
- a CDS encoding DUF4332 domain-containing protein, translating into MKSQHGSKQGSVRSQDWRLQDLPGLSDEQQEQLWNCGIHTTLQLYQQTNTPAKRAALARQLQIHPQYVSKWAAMADLARVPAIGCHYCGLLLHAGIVSPEQLARMSVQRLHKQLLRFQVANLQRPDLCPSLQEIQDWIEQSQQLDRPLRPSINRDTRTSL; encoded by the coding sequence ATGAAATCTCAACACGGCTCAAAACAGGGTAGTGTGCGATCGCAGGATTGGCGATTGCAGGATTTGCCGGGACTCAGCGATGAGCAACAAGAGCAACTCTGGAACTGCGGTATCCATACCACCCTGCAGCTTTACCAGCAGACCAACACCCCCGCAAAACGAGCCGCATTAGCTCGCCAACTGCAAATTCATCCGCAATATGTCAGCAAGTGGGCGGCAATGGCCGATCTCGCTAGAGTTCCAGCGATCGGCTGTCACTATTGTGGGTTACTACTGCACGCCGGTATTGTCTCCCCAGAGCAACTGGCCCGTATGTCCGTCCAGCGCCTTCACAAACAACTTCTCCGGTTTCAGGTCGCCAATCTCCAGCGTCCCGATTTGTGTCCGTCCTTGCAGGAAATTCAGGACTGGATTGAGCAGTCTCAGCAACTCGATCGGCCTCTTCGACCATCCATCAATCGGGATACCAGAACATCCCTTTGA
- a CDS encoding GNAT family N-acetyltransferase codes for MGFWKSLFSIADAPTASRTMSIAGDAAQASGERGSEIFFSTDRDIDLYELEELCDAVGWSRRPLRKVRKAIQHSFLVVSMWEQKGTRRRLIGFSRATSDHAFNATIWDVVVHPDFQSQGLGKALMKHVIKKLRSEDISNITLFADPHVVDFYRRLGFMSDPEGIKGMFWYPD; via the coding sequence ATGGGTTTTTGGAAAAGCCTGTTCAGTATTGCTGACGCTCCCACTGCTTCTAGAACGATGTCGATCGCGGGTGATGCGGCCCAAGCATCCGGTGAGCGAGGCTCTGAGATTTTTTTCAGTACCGATCGGGATATTGATCTGTATGAGTTAGAAGAACTGTGCGATGCCGTGGGTTGGTCACGTCGCCCGTTACGCAAGGTGCGAAAGGCGATCCAGCACAGTTTTCTGGTGGTTTCCATGTGGGAGCAGAAAGGTACCCGACGGCGGCTGATTGGCTTTTCCCGCGCCACCTCTGACCATGCGTTTAATGCCACGATCTGGGATGTGGTCGTACACCCGGATTTTCAGAGCCAGGGACTGGGCAAGGCGTTAATGAAGCATGTGATCAAAAAACTTCGTAGCGAAGATATCAGTAACATCACCCTGTTTGCCGATCCCCATGTGGTGGATTTTTACCGCAGGCTAGGATTCATGTCTGATCCAGAGGGAATCAAAGGGATGTTCTGGTATCCCGATTGA
- a CDS encoding ABC transporter substrate-binding protein, with protein MLRWKGLNRYIGIAYQRIFRRIGTIAWLTFTSLMLIAPACQMLPSPAQLKIGTLLPITGDLSQYGTSMQNSADLLVKTVNSCGGTLGQPVVLMAADDQTEPTAGASAMTKLAEVDRVAGVVGAASSAVSSAAVDIAVRNQVVMISPASTSPVFTDRARKGDFQGFWFRTAPPDTFQAEALAQLAQTQGFQTVSLLAVNNDYGNGLLAAFIPAFERLGGTVVNKAKPVRYPPDASVFASEVNAAFNGQPDAVLLIAYPETGSLILKTAYQQGLLGGKTKVIATDGLKEAKFAELVGKNSQGQYIAVGLMGTAASAGGPAIADFQQLYTQAYQRPPKIYDPNTWDAAAVLVLAAEAAKTNTGPAIKDKIREIANPPGESVTDVCKALSLIRQGQKIDYQGASGNLDFNAFGDVTGSYDVWTIAPDGSLKVKGAIAVTGQ; from the coding sequence ATGCTGAGATGGAAAGGGCTGAACCGTTACATAGGAATCGCTTATCAAAGAATATTCCGGCGCATTGGAACGATCGCCTGGTTGACGTTCACCAGCCTGATGCTGATTGCTCCAGCCTGTCAGATGCTCCCATCTCCGGCCCAACTGAAGATTGGTACACTGCTGCCAATCACCGGAGATCTGTCCCAATATGGTACGTCCATGCAAAACAGCGCTGATTTGCTGGTGAAAACGGTGAATAGCTGTGGTGGAACTCTGGGCCAACCCGTGGTTCTGATGGCGGCAGATGACCAGACCGAACCGACTGCTGGAGCCTCAGCGATGACAAAACTGGCCGAAGTCGATCGCGTGGCGGGCGTGGTGGGAGCCGCATCCAGTGCTGTATCTAGTGCTGCCGTTGACATTGCAGTACGGAATCAGGTCGTGATGATTTCTCCTGCCAGTACCAGTCCCGTGTTTACCGATCGGGCACGCAAAGGTGACTTTCAGGGCTTCTGGTTCCGCACGGCTCCGCCCGACACCTTTCAAGCAGAGGCGCTGGCTCAACTGGCTCAAACTCAGGGCTTCCAAACCGTCTCTCTATTAGCAGTCAACAATGACTATGGCAATGGGCTACTTGCTGCCTTTATTCCCGCCTTTGAACGTCTGGGTGGAACTGTGGTTAACAAAGCTAAACCCGTTCGCTACCCTCCGGATGCTTCTGTATTTGCCTCAGAAGTGAATGCCGCCTTCAATGGCCAACCCGATGCCGTATTACTGATTGCCTATCCAGAAACAGGCAGCTTGATCCTAAAGACGGCTTACCAGCAGGGACTCCTGGGCGGAAAAACAAAAGTGATTGCCACCGATGGCTTAAAGGAGGCCAAATTTGCGGAATTAGTCGGCAAAAACTCTCAGGGGCAATACATTGCGGTGGGATTGATGGGAACCGCTGCCAGTGCCGGAGGGCCAGCGATCGCCGATTTCCAGCAACTCTACACCCAAGCCTACCAGCGTCCTCCCAAGATTTATGATCCCAACACCTGGGATGCCGCCGCCGTGTTAGTCCTGGCTGCAGAAGCGGCTAAGACGAATACCGGACCCGCCATCAAGGACAAAATTCGCGAAATCGCCAATCCCCCCGGAGAGTCCGTTACCGATGTGTGTAAAGCTTTATCCCTGATCCGCCAGGGCCAGAAAATCGACTACCAGGGAGCCAGCGGCAATCTGGACTTCAATGCATTTGGTGATGTGACGGGTAGCTATGATGTGTGGACGATCGCACCCGATGGTAGTTTGAAGGTGAAGGGAGCGATCGCAGTCACAGGTCAATGA
- a CDS encoding Tic22 family protein: MKSLVRWSATAGLVGTTLVGTFLAGTLQVLALTQEQILQKLRPIPVFTIANSQGAPLVASPPNGQKGNPVAGVFITQQDAQAFLDNLKNKNPDLVKNVRVVPVSLAEIYQLNVANKDKKEKLDFAFVPSRQQVDTAQTLLKQSGDKNTFSGTPLFVARGGPEKGYLTIQQGNETVIPMFFKKEDLQNLMDRFKQQDPKVASTLEVQVLNLEGVIEVMRTKNDPQLNQIVLIPPRESLEFIRSQMGNQQKPANQVKPAATPNKK, translated from the coding sequence ATGAAGTCTTTAGTCCGTTGGAGTGCAACTGCCGGCCTGGTTGGGACTACCCTGGTTGGGACGTTCCTGGCTGGTACGCTGCAAGTGCTGGCACTGACCCAAGAGCAGATTCTCCAAAAGCTCCGTCCCATCCCTGTATTCACCATTGCCAATTCCCAGGGTGCTCCTCTGGTCGCTTCTCCCCCCAATGGGCAAAAAGGCAACCCAGTCGCTGGCGTATTCATCACGCAGCAAGATGCCCAGGCCTTTCTGGATAACCTCAAGAATAAGAATCCTGATCTGGTTAAAAACGTCCGTGTAGTACCTGTCTCCCTGGCTGAGATATATCAGCTCAATGTAGCCAACAAGGATAAAAAAGAGAAACTCGATTTTGCTTTTGTTCCCTCTCGCCAACAAGTAGACACGGCCCAAACTCTACTGAAGCAAAGTGGTGACAAAAATACCTTCAGCGGTACACCCTTGTTTGTGGCTCGTGGTGGCCCTGAAAAAGGTTATTTAACGATTCAACAGGGCAATGAAACCGTAATTCCCATGTTCTTCAAGAAGGAAGACCTGCAAAACTTGATGGATCGATTCAAGCAACAAGATCCTAAAGTGGCTTCCACCCTGGAGGTTCAGGTATTGAATCTGGAAGGGGTGATTGAAGTTATGCGAACCAAGAACGATCCCCAACTGAATCAAATTGTCCTGATTCCCCCCAGAGAGTCTCTGGAATTCATCCGCTCTCAAATGGGCAATCAACAGAAACCTGCAAATCAGGTGAAACCTGCAGCTACACCCAATAAGAAGTAA
- the cruF gene encoding gamma-carotene 1'-hydroxylase CruF: MKRLVAVERICLSGHILSLVFGLAGLILVLPNPRFIAALPAFGQKLFGWSMAGGGVVYILLGAITVALYAYRNLGVRNWLAFMLPAVFLSLSSELLGTSTGFPFGHYAYLNGLGYKIAGLVPFTIPLSWFYLGFSAYILARGGLAAKGLPGWVTKLGAIALGAVLLTSWDFVLDPAMSQAPYPFWTFQDVGEFFGMPYRNVTGWLGTGALFMSIATLFWKPSAQPLQRSQLTVPLAIYLVNFAFGAIITITQLDVRFWIPTSISILLGVVPAILLWWSVAPDSQSQPAQPAGAESESVSEEQPLGLPSEIPAISMPIQVKG; the protein is encoded by the coding sequence ATGAAACGACTGGTTGCTGTTGAGCGTATCTGTCTAAGTGGTCATATTTTGTCTCTGGTGTTTGGGCTGGCAGGGTTAATCCTGGTGCTACCTAACCCCAGATTTATTGCCGCCCTGCCTGCTTTTGGCCAAAAGTTATTTGGCTGGTCAATGGCCGGAGGGGGGGTTGTTTATATTCTATTGGGGGCGATTACCGTTGCTCTGTATGCCTATCGCAACCTGGGAGTGCGAAACTGGTTGGCGTTCATGCTGCCTGCCGTGTTTCTATCCCTCAGCAGTGAGTTGTTGGGAACCAGTACCGGCTTTCCATTTGGGCACTATGCCTACCTGAATGGTTTGGGTTATAAGATTGCTGGCCTGGTGCCGTTTACCATTCCCCTGTCCTGGTTTTACCTGGGATTTTCGGCCTATATCCTGGCGCGAGGGGGTCTGGCAGCGAAAGGGCTACCTGGTTGGGTAACGAAACTGGGCGCGATCGCCCTCGGTGCTGTACTGCTCACCTCCTGGGATTTTGTGCTGGATCCGGCCATGAGTCAGGCTCCCTATCCCTTCTGGACATTTCAGGATGTGGGTGAATTTTTCGGGATGCCTTACCGGAATGTGACGGGATGGCTTGGCACTGGAGCACTGTTTATGTCTATAGCCACCCTGTTCTGGAAGCCATCGGCCCAACCGTTGCAGCGATCGCAATTAACGGTTCCTCTAGCCATCTATCTGGTGAATTTTGCCTTTGGAGCGATCATTACCATTACCCAATTGGATGTCCGCTTCTGGATTCCCACCTCCATTAGCATTCTGTTGGGGGTAGTTCCGGCAATCCTGTTATGGTGGTCAGTCGCTCCTGATTCTCAATCTCAACCCGCTCAACCTGCTGGAGCCGAGTCTGAATCTGTCAGTGAAGAGCAGCCTTTGGGATTGCCGTCTGAGATCCCAGCTATTTCCATGCCCATTCAAGTCAAGGGTTAA
- the purQ gene encoding phosphoribosylformylglycinamidine synthase subunit PurQ, producing MTAGVRFGVIVFPGSNCDRDVVYVTRDLLHQPTRMIWHEDSDLSDVDVVVVPGGFSYGDYLRCGAIARFSPAMKAVVEHAKQGKYVLGICNGFQVLTEAGLLPGALVRNRDLHFICDRVPLRVERAELPWTQHYEPGEVITMPIAHGEGNYYADPDTLAALEDHRQILFRYCTADGKPEPGSNPNGSLRNIAGICNPEGNVLGMMPHPERASDPVLGGTDGLRLFQGLLAALGEQVEIPQLASLG from the coding sequence GTGACAGCAGGAGTTCGGTTTGGGGTGATTGTGTTTCCGGGGTCGAACTGCGATCGCGATGTGGTGTATGTAACCCGCGATCTGCTGCACCAGCCCACACGCATGATCTGGCATGAAGACAGTGATCTATCCGATGTGGATGTGGTGGTCGTACCGGGAGGCTTTAGTTACGGTGATTATTTACGTTGTGGAGCGATCGCTCGCTTCTCTCCAGCCATGAAAGCGGTGGTCGAACACGCTAAACAGGGGAAGTATGTGCTGGGCATCTGCAATGGCTTTCAGGTGCTGACTGAGGCAGGATTGCTGCCAGGAGCTTTAGTCAGGAATCGGGATTTGCATTTCATCTGCGATCGGGTTCCCTTACGAGTCGAGCGGGCTGAACTGCCCTGGACGCAGCACTATGAGCCGGGAGAAGTGATTACGATGCCGATCGCCCATGGAGAAGGCAATTATTATGCAGATCCGGATACCCTGGCGGCCTTGGAAGACCATCGGCAAATTCTGTTCCGCTATTGCACGGCAGATGGGAAACCGGAACCGGGCAGTAATCCCAATGGCTCACTCCGCAACATTGCTGGAATTTGTAACCCGGAGGGAAATGTTTTGGGCATGATGCCGCACCCGGAACGAGCCTCCGATCCGGTTCTGGGTGGAACGGATGGGTTACGCCTGTTCCAGGGATTGCTGGCTGCCCTGGGAGAACAGGTGGAAATCCCCCAACTGGCTTCTTTGGGCTAA
- the cruG gene encoding 2'-O-glycosyltransferase CruG: MIIHVFLINGTLAPAIAGSRASFLLEAGGLLLLLLQLPAVAILLSRLLRGPTRHPPLQPLAPDPEFLGKVSVVVPTLNEAARISPCLTGLSQQSYEVREILVVDSDSTDGTIDLVKNAQQQDPRFRLMHDDPLPGDWVGRPWALHNGFLASSADSEWILGIDADTQPQAGLVASLLHTALTEGYDLISLSPQFILKDPGELWLQPALLMTLVYRFGPAGETNNSADRVMANGQCFFCRRSVLAQVGGYSSARRSFCDDVTLARTIAAQGARVGFLDGAKVLKVRMYEGMAETWREWGRSLDLKDAASRAQVWGDWLFLLLVQGLPLPLTVLFLGAILAGKTSIPIVATFSLNLLLVMIRFGLNAAIAPSYDLSQAKLRWLFWLSPLADPIAVLRIFLSSTQTPKQWRGRSYGKEQS, encoded by the coding sequence TTGATCATTCACGTTTTTTTGATTAATGGAACACTGGCTCCTGCGATCGCTGGTTCAAGGGCCAGTTTCTTGCTAGAGGCTGGCGGCTTGCTGCTCTTGCTACTCCAACTGCCAGCCGTGGCAATTCTCCTGTCCCGGCTGCTACGTGGCCCAACTCGCCATCCTCCCTTGCAGCCGTTGGCTCCTGATCCGGAGTTTCTGGGTAAGGTGAGTGTCGTTGTGCCCACATTGAATGAAGCGGCCCGCATTTCGCCCTGCCTGACCGGATTAAGTCAGCAAAGCTATGAAGTACGGGAAATCCTTGTGGTGGATAGTGACTCCACAGATGGCACGATCGATCTGGTGAAGAACGCTCAACAGCAAGATCCTCGCTTTCGGCTAATGCATGACGATCCATTGCCAGGTGACTGGGTGGGTCGTCCCTGGGCCTTGCATAACGGGTTTCTCGCCAGTTCTGCAGACAGCGAGTGGATTTTAGGCATTGATGCCGATACGCAACCCCAGGCGGGCTTAGTGGCCAGTTTACTGCATACCGCTCTGACGGAAGGTTATGACCTGATTTCTCTGTCGCCCCAGTTTATCCTCAAAGATCCGGGAGAACTGTGGTTGCAACCCGCGTTGCTGATGACACTGGTTTATCGGTTTGGCCCGGCTGGAGAAACCAATAATTCTGCTGATCGAGTGATGGCTAATGGTCAGTGTTTCTTCTGTCGTCGTTCTGTGTTAGCCCAAGTGGGAGGCTACAGTAGCGCCCGTCGCTCTTTCTGCGATGATGTCACCCTGGCCCGGACGATCGCCGCACAGGGAGCCAGAGTCGGCTTTTTAGATGGAGCCAAGGTGCTGAAGGTACGAATGTATGAAGGCATGGCAGAAACCTGGCGAGAATGGGGACGATCGCTGGATCTCAAAGATGCCGCCTCCCGTGCTCAGGTTTGGGGGGACTGGCTATTTTTGCTGCTGGTTCAGGGATTGCCTTTACCTCTAACCGTTCTGTTTCTGGGGGCAATTCTGGCTGGTAAGACCAGCATTCCGATCGTGGCCACCTTCAGTCTCAATCTCCTGCTGGTAATGATTCGGTTTGGCTTAAATGCCGCGATCGCCCCTTCCTATGACCTGTCTCAAGCCAAACTTCGCTGGCTCTTCTGGCTCTCTCCCCTGGCTGACCCGATCGCTGTCTTGCGCATCTTTCTCTCTTCCACTCAAACCCCCAAACAGTGGCGAGGCCGGAGCTATGGGAAGGAGCAGAGTTAA
- a CDS encoding zinc-ribbon domain-containing protein, giving the protein MAYVCDMGVGRRLYLDNQGGQTVITIANTAPGQQQQASSSFQTGPWIATPEVYLTSDGAVVKLQTARGANYIRLQGNSIGVSEALSLNELQQMQMQQTSGFVAPSMPSMKPMEPMQPMRPMQPMEPMQPMEPNQPMTMGDMQMSMNPMEMRMGDMAMRMGSATAAAHTPTGVAPATRRFCSQCGTAVKSEDRFCTSCGHRLTNT; this is encoded by the coding sequence ATGGCGTATGTCTGTGACATGGGAGTGGGACGGCGGCTTTATTTAGACAATCAAGGTGGTCAAACCGTAATCACCATCGCGAACACAGCACCGGGACAGCAGCAACAGGCCAGTAGTAGCTTCCAGACCGGCCCCTGGATAGCCACTCCGGAAGTTTACCTGACTTCTGATGGTGCAGTGGTGAAGTTACAAACGGCCCGTGGCGCAAACTATATTCGCTTACAGGGCAATAGTATTGGCGTGAGTGAAGCCCTGTCCTTAAACGAGTTGCAACAGATGCAGATGCAACAAACATCCGGGTTTGTGGCTCCATCCATGCCTTCTATGAAACCAATGGAACCCATGCAACCCATGCGGCCGATGCAGCCGATGGAACCCATGCAACCAATGGAACCGAATCAGCCCATGACAATGGGAGATATGCAGATGAGCATGAATCCGATGGAAATGCGGATGGGCGACATGGCAATGCGCATGGGATCCGCTACTGCTGCCGCTCACACGCCAACTGGAGTAGCTCCAGCAACTCGACGTTTTTGTAGTCAATGTGGTACTGCGGTGAAGTCAGAAGATCGGTTCTGTACAAGTTGCGGCCACCGATTGACTAATACCTGA